GTTGCGGCTTGCCGAGCGGCTGATCGTGCCGCATCTTCTCTGGCCAGAAGCGGCGGTGGCGGCGCGGTATCCGGTGTTTTTCACGCCGCTCGCCGCGGCGGTCGAGGGAAATTGACGAGAATTGCGAAAATTGACGACATTGACCAAGCGTAAACCGGGCTGGGGTAGGATTGCGGGGATGAGGTGTCGATTGGGGATGCGAAACCCTCACCGGCACCTTATGTAATGGCGTGAAACCGACCCGGAACATGGCTCGCGCGGGGTCGGGGCGGCTAGGGCGGGTCAGGGTTTCGGCCTCAGGATCGGATCAGAATGAGCAATTTCGGACGTAATCTGGCGCTCTGGGTAGTCATCGCCCTGCTTTTGGTGGTGCTGTTCAACCTTTTTCAGCCCAATTCCGGGCGCCCGGCGGCGAACCAGGTCGCCTATTCCGACTTCATCGCCGACGTCAATGCCGGCCATGTCCGCGACGTGGTGATCCAGGGCCGCACCGTCACCGGCCAGCTCGCCGATGGCCGCGCATTCCAGACCTATACGCCGGAGGATCCGACCCTGGTCGGGCGCCTGACCGACAAAGGCGTGCGGGTGATCGCCAAGCCCGAGGATAGCGACGTCAACCCGCTCCTGCATTATCTGCTGTCGTGGTTCCCGATGCTGCTTCTGATCGGCGTGTGGGTCTTCTTCATGCGCCAGATGCAAGCCGGCGGCGGCCGCGCCATGGGGTTTGGCAAGTCGCGCGCGCGCTTGCTCACCGAAAAGCAGGGACGCGTCACCTTCGAGGATGTCGCCGGCATCGACGAGGCCAAGGACGAACTCCAGGAAATCGTCGAATTCCTCAAGGATCCGCAGAAATTCCAGCGCCTCGGCGGCAAGATCCCGAAGGGCTGCCTGCTCGTCGGCCCGCCCGGCACCGGCAAGACGCTGCTCGCCCGCGCCATCGCCGGCGAGGCCAACGTGCCGTTCTTCACCATCTCGGGCTCGGATTTCGTCGAGATGTTCGTCGGCGTCGGCGCCTCCCGGGTGCGCGACATGTTCGAGCAGGGCAAGAAGAACGCCCCCTGCATCATCTTCATCGACGAGATCGACGCGGTCGGCCGCCATCGCGGCGCCGGGCTCGGCGGCGGCAATGACGAGCGCGAGCAGACACTGAACCAGCTTCTCGTCGAGATGGACGGGTTCGAGTCGAACGAGGGCGTGATCCTGATCGCCGCGACCAACCGCCCCGATGTCCTCGATCCGGCGTTGCTCCGTCCCGGCCGTTTCGACCGCCAGGTGGTGGTGCCGAACCCCGACGTGAACGGGCGCGAGAAAATCTTGCGCGTTCATATGCGCAAAGTGCCGCTCGCGAGCGACGTCGATCCGCGTGTCATCGCGCGCGGCACGCCGGGTTTCTCCGGCGCCGATCTCGCCAATCTGGTCAATGAGGCGGCGTTGCTTGCCGCGCGCAACGGCCGCCGGGTGGTCGCGATGGCGGAGTTCGAAAACGCCAAGGACAAGGTGATGATGGGCGCCGAGCGGCGCAGCCTGGTGATGAGCGACGACGAGAAGCGCATGACCGCCTATCACGAGGGTGGCCACGCGCTGTGCGCGCTGCATCAGCCGGAATGTGATCCCGTCCACAAGGCGACGATCATTCCGCGCGGCCGCGCCCTCGGTCTCGTCATGAGCTTGCCGGAGGGCGATCGCTATTCCAAGAGCCGGTCGAAACTGCTCGCCGAACTCACCATGGCGATGGGCGGGCGCGCCGCCGAGGAAATCATCTTTGGCCCCGACAACGTCTCCAACGGCGCCGCCGGCGATATCAAGATGGCGACCAACCAGGCACGCCGCATGGTCACCGAATGGGGCATGAGCGACGCGCTCGGCATGATCGCCTATGGCGACAATAATCAGGAAGTGTTCCTCGGCTACTCGATGACCCAGCAGAAGAACATTTCCGAGGCGACGGCGCGCGCCATCGACGCCGAGATCAAGCGCATCATCGACAACGCCTATGCCAGCGCCAAGAAGATCCTCACCGATCATATCGACGAGCTGCACCGCCTGGCGCAGGGTTTGTTGGAATACGAGACCCTTTCCGGCGATGAGATCAGAACCGTGCTGCGCGGCGAGAAAGTGATCCGCAAGCTCGCCGATGAGCCGGCGGTGGATAGCCGCCGCGCCTCGGTGCCGACGACGGTGCGCCCAGTGCCGCCGGCAACGCCGCCCGGCGGCCTCGGCCCGGCACCGCTCCCCGGCTGACCGCGCGCTGTCGCATGCGGCTGATCGAACCTCTCGGCCTGCTCGATGGCGAAGCGGCGGCCGCGGTGGTCGCGGAGCGTCTGGCGCTGCCGCTCGCCGGCGGGCGGCTTGCTTTTACCCTCGCCCGGCTGATTGACGATAGCGGGGCGCGGATCGTTCCGGTGACCGCGATCCCCGACGGGTTCGCGCCGTTGCGCGCGCGCATCACCGCAAAACCGCCGCCTTGGGCTGGGCTTCCCACCGACCGGCCGGCGGTGATGGGCATTCTCAACGTCACCCCTGATAGTTTCAGCGATGGCGGGCGGCATTTCGATCATCAGGCGGCGATCGCCGCCGGCCAGGCGATGGCCGAAGCCGGGGCTGCGATCATCGATGTCGGCGGTGAAAGCACCCGCCCCGGGGCCGAAGCGATCGCGCCGGAGGAGGAGCAGCGCCGCGTGCTGCCCGTCATCCGCGCCCTCGCCGCGCGCGGCATTTTGGTCTCGGCCGATACCCGCCATGCCGCGACCATGGCGGCAGCGCTCGATGCCGGGGCTGCGATCATCAACGACGTCTCCGGCCTCACCCATGATCCCGACGCCCTGGCGCTGGTCGCGCGGCGCGATTGCGCGGTGGTAATGATGCATATGCGCGGCGCGCCGGCGACGATGAAATCCCTTGCAACCTATGGCGATGTCGCGTGCGAGGTCGCCGCCGAACTCGGCGCCCGTCTCGATGCGGCGCTTGCCGCTGGAATCGCGCCGGCGCGGATCGCGCTCGATCCGGGCTTCGGGTTCGCGAAAGAGGGGCGGCAGAATCTCGACCTCATGCGCCGCCTCGCTTTGTTCGCCAATTTCGGCTGCCCGCTGCTGGTCGGGGTCTCGCGCAAACGCCTGGTTGGCATGGCGTCCGGCGAGGGCGAGGCATCGCGGCGGGCGCCGGGCTCGATCGCCGCGGGACTTTACGCGCTTGCTCACGGCGCGTTCATTCTTCGCGTGCATGATGTCGCGGAAACCGTCCAGGCGGTGCGGGTTTGGGATAACCTTTCGGAAAGCGAAAGAGTATTATAAGGGGTTCTTCTTTTTCTGAAGAAAAAGAAGCCAAAAGACTTTGACATGAGGGCCGCGCGGCTGGCGCTCGAGACTCTGGGCAAGCGGGAGTTGCGTTGATGAACAAGATCCGCCGTCTGTTCGGCACCGACGGCATCCGGGGCACGGCGAACGTCGCGCCGATGACGGCGGAAATCGCCCTTCGCCTCGGCCAAGCGGCGGGGGTGGTGTTCACCCGCGGCGACCATCGTCATCGCGTCGTCATCGGCAAGGATACGCGGCTTTCCGGCTATCTGATCGAACCCGCGCTCACCGCCGGCTTCATCGGCGCCGGGATGGATGTGGTGCTGGTCGGGCCGCTGCCGACCCCGGCGATCGCCATGCTGACGCGCAGTTTGCGCGCCGATCTCGGGGTGATGATCTCGGCGTCCCACAATCCCTATCAGGATAACGGCATCAAACTTTTCGACCCGGACGGCTATAAGCTCTCGGATGCGACCGAGATGGAGATCGAGGCGCTGATGGCGCGTGATCTCGCGGCGCAAATGGCCGCACCCGATCATCTCGGCCGCGCGTCGCGTCTGGAAGATGCCTCGGGGCGCTATATCGAGGCCGCGAAGGCGAGCTTTCCGCGCGGGCTTCGCCTCGACGGGCTCAAGATCGTGCTCGATTGCGCCCACGGCGCCGCGTATCGCGTCGCACCCACCGTGCTTTGGGAACTCGGCGCGCAGGTGGTGCCGCTTGGCGTTGCGCCCAACGGCTTCAACATCAATCAGGGCTGCGGCTCGACCGATCCCGCGCTGCTCTGCGCGCGGGTGCGCGAGGAAGGCGCCGATCTCGGCATCGCCCTCGATGGCGACGCCGATCGGCTGGTGCTCGCCGATGAAAGCGGCCGGCTGATCGACGGCGATCAGATCTTGGCGCTGATCGCGCGGCGCTGGCGCGATGCCGGGCAGCTCGTTGGCGGCGGCATCGTCGCGACGGTGATGTCCAATCTCGGGCTCGAGCGGTTTCTCGTCGGGCTCGGTCTCGCGCTGCACCGCACCCAGGTGGGGGACCGCTATGTCGCCGAGCGGATGCGCGCCGGCGGGATGAATGTCGGCGGCGAGCAATCGGGGCATCTCATCCTTTCCGATTTCGCGACCACCGGCGATGGCTTGATCGCGGCGCTACAGGTGCTCGCGGTGCTGGTCGCCGCCGGTGGGCCAGCGAGCGCGGTCTGCAATGTTTTCACGCCGCTGCCGCAGCGGCTGGAGAGCATTCGCTTCAGCGGCCCCTCGCCGCTCGAGGATCGCGAGGTGCGGAAGGCGGTGGCCGAGGCGGAGGCGGCGCTGGCGGGCAGCGGCCGGCTGCTCATCCGCCCGAGCGGCACCGAGCCGGTTCTGCGCATCATGGCCGAGGCCGAGGATGAGGCGCTGGTGCAGCGCGTCGTCGGCGAACTTGCGGCCGTGATCACCACGGCGGCCGCCATGTCGCGTGCGGGCTGAGGGGACGGACGTGGAGCCTCTCCGGATCGGCCGGGTTCTGGTCATCGCCGGCTCCGATTCCGGCGGCGGCGCCGGCATCCAGGCCGATATCAAGACGCTGACCGCGCTCGGCGCCTATGCCGCGACCGCGCTCACCGCGCTCACCATTCAGGATACCGAGCGGGTGCACGAGATTTTTCCCGTCCCGCCGGCCTTTCTCGCGCGCCAGATCGCCGTCGCGCTCGATGATCCAGGCGCCGATGCGATCAAGATCGGCATGCTCGGCGGGGTCGCGGCCATCGAGGCGGTTGCCGATGCGCTGGCGCTCGCGGGACTGGGCTTGCCGGTGGTCATCGATCCGGTGATGCTGGCCAAAGGGGGCGAGGCGCTGCTGGCGGCCGACGCGATGACCCTGTTCAAGCGCCGCCTGCTGCCGTTCGCAACCCTTCTCACACCGAATATCCCGGAGGCCGAGGCGCTGGCCGGGATGCGCATCCGGGATCACGACGCGATGCATGACGCGGCAGCGGCGCTCCTTACCCTCGGGGTGCCGGCAGTGCTGCTCAAGGGCGGGCACCTTGCCGGTGAGACCGTCACCGATCTGCTTGCGACGCTAGACGGGGTCGAGACGTTCGAGGCGCCACGCCAGCCGAGCCGCCACACCCACGGCACCGGCTGCACGCTCGCGAGCGCGATCGCCGCCGGGCTCGCCGCCGGCTGGACGCTGCGCGCCGCCGTCGCACGGGCGCATGCCTATGTTCAGGCGGCGATCGCCGCCGCCCCTGGCATCGGCCGTGGCCACGGCCCGCTCGGCCACATGGTGACGATCGAGCGGCGCTGGCGGGATGGTTGAGCCGCGGGAGGGTTACTTCCGCTCATGGCGGGATGTCGCCTCGACGTCCGGCGGCAGATCGAGCCGATAGCCGCCGCCTTCGGTGACGAGGAGGGTCGCGCGGGTCGGGTCGGTCTCGATTTTCTGACGCAGGCGATAGATATGCGTCTCCAGCGTGTGCGTGGTGACGGAGGCGTTGTAGCCCCAGACTTCGTTCAGCAAGATCTGCCGCGGCACCGGCTTCGGATTGGCGCGGTAGAGAAATTTCAGGATCGCCGCCTCTTTTTCGGTGAGCCGGATGCGGCGGTTTTTGGCCGGCTCCTGCAACAGCTTCACCGCCGGGCGGAACGTGTAGGGGCCGATCATGAAGACCGCGTCCTCGCTATTCTCGAAAACCCGTAGCTGAACGCGAAGCCGCGCCAGCAGCTCGGCGAGACGGAAGGGCTTCGCGACATAGTCGTTGGCGCCGGCTTCGAGCCCGCGCACCACATCGGCCTCGTCATCGGCGGCGGTGAGCATGATCACCGGCACCTTGACGCCGTTTTTGCGTAATTTGGCGCAGAAATCCCGGCCGTCGCCGTCGGGCAGGCTGACATCGAGGATGACCGCGTCAAATCGCGCATCCTCCTCCGCCAGCCGGACTTGCGCCTCGGCAAGGCTGGCGGCCTCGGTGACGGCGAAAGCGCCGTCCACCGTGAGCTGTTCGGCCAGGGTCTCGCGGAGCGCACGATCGTCGTCAACGAGCAGGATGGGTCGTTCACCGGACATGGGTTCCCTCGTTTGGCATCTGGTGTCCCTGTTGCCGCCGCTTTGGCAGCCATCTTGCGCCGCCGCGCCATCGCGCCCATTTTCTCGAGCGAAAAGCGATGGGTGTTGGCCGCACGCGATGCTGGTGTGGAACGATGTCCGTCCGCGGTCAACCAAGGCGAACCCCCGTGCCAAGCCCGCTTCCCGCTTCCCCAAGCCCATCTGACGCCGCCGCGGACTCTGCGCAAAGCCCCGGAAAACTGCCGCTTTCTGACGCTGAGACGCTGCGTCTCAGGGCGCTGCACCGGGCGATCGGGGATGCACGGCGCGGGGTTCCGGTCCTGCTCACGGCGCGACAAGATTTCGTGATCTGCCCCGCCGAGACGCTGACCACGCGGAGCCTTGGCGAGATCGCGGCGCTGGCCGAGGCGGCGCCGCAGCTCCTGCTCGCGCCGGCGCGGGCGGCAGCCCTCCTCGGGCGCGCCGTGCGCCAGGACCAGGCGGCGGTCGCGCTCGGGCTCGATCCGGCACTGCTCGCCCCGGAAACCCTGCGCCATCTCGCCGACCCGACGCTTGCCGCCCATCTGCTGCCGGTTGGCGCCGCGCCGGCGCTGCTCGACCCCGCGCCCGAAGAAGCCGCCGGCGCCCTCGCTCTCGCCAAGCTCGCGCGGCTATTGCCGGCGATGGTCGCGGCGCCGGCGCGGGTGGACGCGGTGGCGCGGGCAGATGCGCTCGGCCTGCTCACGATCGCGATCGAGGACGTGCTCGCCGGCGCCGATATCGAGGCGGCGAATTTGCGCCGGGTCGCCGAGACGGCGGTGCCGCTGGCCGACGCGCCCGACGCCCGCGTCGTCGCGTTTCGCGCGCCGGACGCCGGCATCGAGCATCTCGCCATCGTCATCGGCGCGCCGGAGAGCGTGGCGACGCCGCTGGTGCGGCTCCATTCGGAATGTTTCACCGGCGATCTCCTCGGCAGTCTCCGCTGCGATTGCGGCCCGCAATTGCAGCTCGCGATCCGCCGCATCGCCGCCGAAGGGGCGGGCGCCGTGCTCTATCTCGCGCAGGAGGGGCGCGGGATCGGCCTCGTCAATAAGCTCCGCGCCTATGCGCTACAGGATCGCGGCCTCGACACCCTGGACGCCAACCGGGCGCTGGGCTGGGGCGCCGATGAGCGCCGCTTTCTGATCGCCGCCACCATGCTCTCCGAACTTGGCATCCGGCGGCTCCGTCTCCTCACCAACAACCCCGCCAAGGTTGAGGCGCTGGCCGCCTACGGCATCGAGATCGCCGGGCGCGAACCCTTGGTGATCGCCCCGAACGGGGTCAATGATGCCTATCTCGAAACCAAGGCGCGGCGGTTCGAGCATAAACTCTAGAGCGTGATCGGTTTAAGTCGATCACGCTCTACACCTATTTTGGCGAGCAAGTTGGCCGGTTTTGATTGAACAGGATGGTTCAATCAAAACCTACCTTGCTCTAGCGCCGCTTGCCGTCCTCATAGGGGTTTTGGGTCGGGCGGAGATCGATGCGGATCGGGGTGCCGGGGAGATCGAAGGTCTCGCGCAGGCTGTTGACCAGATACCGGCGATAGGCGTCGGGGAGGCGGTCGGCGCGGCCGCCGAACAGCACCAGGGTCGGCGGGCGGGTGCTCGCCTGGGTCGCGTAACGCAGTTTGAGGCGCCGCCCGTCGAGCAAGGGCGGCGGGTTGCGTTCTAGTGCCGCCGCTAGCCAGCGATTGATGTCGCTGGTGCCGATCCGACGGCTCCAGATCTCATGCGCCCGCCGCACCGCCGGCAGGAACCGCTGAACGCCCTGGCCGGTTGCCGCCGAGAGGGGGACGGTCGCGATGCCGCGTAGCTGCGCGAGGCTCGCCTCCAGCCGGTCGGCGATGGCACGGCGGGCCTCATCGGGGGCGCGCACGGCGTCCCATTTATTGAGCACGATGACCACGGCGCGGCCTTCCTGCTCGGCGAGGCGCCCGATTTGCAGATCCTGGTCGTGCAGACCAAGGGCAGCGTCGATCACCAGCGCCACCACGTCGGCGCGGCGCAAGGCGGCGAGCGCGGCGGCAGCGGCGAGTTTTTCGACCGGCGCCTCAATCCGCGCCCGCCGCCTGAGGCCGGCGGTGTCGATCAGCTCGATCGCGCCGGCGGCATCGAGGAGCGGTATCCGGATCGCATCCCGGGTGATGCCCGGCTCCGGCCCGGTCAACTGGCGCTCGGCGCCGAGCAGGCGGTTGATCAGGGTCGATTTCCCGGCATTCGGCCGCCCCAGAATGGCAAGCCGGAGCGGCAAGGCGGAGGACGCATCCCCGGCCTCACCGTCTTTTTCTTCGGCGTCATCGGGGAGCGCCTCGGCGATGTGGCCCATCAAATCGGCGATGCCCTCGCCATGCTCGGCCGAGACCGCGATCGGCGCGCCGAGGCCGAGACGAAAGGCCTCCAAGGCTTCGGCGCCGCCGCTCCGTCCCTCCGCCTTATTTGCGACCACCAGGACCGGCCGCCCCTGCCGCCGCAACCAAGCGGCAAAATGCGCATCCGCCGGCGTGATCCCGGCGCGGGCATCGACCACGAGGAGCACGAGATCGGCGCCGGCAACCGCGGTCTCGGCGCCGGCGCGCATCCGCCCGGCCAGCGTCTCGGGCGCCGCTTCCTCGAGCCCGGCGGTATCGACCAGGATGACATCGCGCCCGCGGAGCCGCGCCGGCGCCTCCTGAGCGTCGCGGGTGACGCCGGGAAGATCGGCGATCAACGCGACACGCCGGCCGACGAGGCGGTTGAACAGCGTCGATTTGCCGACATTCGGCCGCCCGATGACGACGACGCGGCGGGATTTATCCGTCTTCACGATCCTAACATACTCAAGAAAAACCTTCTTTTTCTGAAGAAAAAGAAGCAAAAAGACTTTTGTCCTGTCTTCTTGGTGTGGCGACCGCGGCAGGCACGGCGGCACGGGATAAAAGTTTTTTGGTTCTTTTTTTCAAAAAAGAACAAACACACACAATTTCCATCAGCGCATCGCCAACAGGGCGCCGTCGTTGGTCACCATGTAGACCGTCTTGGCGGCGACGATCGGCGGCACCGCGACATTGGTCTTCTTGAACTGGATTTGCCCGAGAATCTTGCCGCTATAAGGGCTGAGGGAGAGCACCTGGCCGTTACTGCCGGCGACGATCAGCCGGTCGCTCGCGAGCAAAGGCCCGATCCAGCTGATCGGGTCTTTTTGTTTCTTCGGGTTCATGTAATGCGGCAGCGGCGTGACCCAGGCGACATTGCCGTCTGGGATATGGATGGCGGCGGCCTCGGCATCCTCGGAGAGGATGAACACCCAGTCACCGGCGATCCAGGGGGTTTGGCCGCTTGCCACCTCGCGCTCCCAAAGCCGCCGCCCGACATGAAGCTCGATCGCGACCATCAGGCCGCCGAGGCCGATCGCGTAGACGTGATCGCCGGAGACCACCGGCATCGCGGTGATCGAGGAGATGTCGGCGAGCGTGTTGCCGTTGCCGCCCGTGGTGATTTGGTCGCTCCAGGCGAGGGTGCCGCTCTCGGCGCGGAGCGCGAGCAGATCGCCCGAGCCGAAGCCGGCGATCACCAGCCCCTGGGCATAGGCCGGCGCCGGCAGGCCGAGCGCCGCCGTCGTCACGGTGGCCGCCGGGTGCATCCAGAGCTGTTTTCCGCCGTTGACGTCGAGGGCGTAGATCTTGTCGTCGATGGTGACGACGAAGATCCGGCCGTCGGCGATCGTCGGCGCGGAGCGAATCGGCATCGCGAGGGCTTGCCGCCAGCGCTCGGTGCCCTTGGCGGGATCGATGGCGAGGAGATCGCCGCGACCGGTCGCGGCGAAAAGCAGATCCTGGGCGATCGCGAGGCCGCCGCCGACATTGGTGCTATTGTCCTGCTTGGCGCGGGTATCGAGGCGCCAACGCCGCGTGCCACGGGCGACGTCGAAGGCTTCGACGACGGCGTCGCTGTCCATGGTGAACACCGTCTGGTCGATGACCACCGGGGTTGCGGTGATTTGGCGGCGGAAACCACCACCGGCGCCGATTGCAACCCGCCAGGCGTCGCCGATTTTGTCGCCGACCTGCAAATGCCCCATGAGATGAGCGGGATTGCCGCCATCCTGGGGCCAGGCGGCGTTGAGGACCGGCGGCGGCAGCGTGACCTTGCCGATGCCCTCGGTGACCACGAGGCCGTGGCTCGAATGCACGACATCCTCGCGTTTGCCCTCCAACGGGTGCTTGGGCGTGCTGAGAACGCTGTCCCAATCGAACCAATCACCACAGCCCGAAAGCAGCGCAAGCGGACCGAGCAGGGCGCTGCGGCGGGTCAGGCGCGACATCTTGGCAGCCATTATCCGCCCAGTTCGGCCAGCAGCGCGCCGGCTCGCTGGCGAAGACCGGGCGGTGCTGCCTCATCGTGCAGGAGCGCGGAAAAAATCTTTTTCGCATCATCCCTTTTGCCAAGGCGCAACGCCAGCAGGGCGCGCATTTCGGTGGCGAGCGCGCGATAGGGATCGTCCGGCGACTCGAGCGCCGTAAGACGGGCGGTGAGCATCGCCGGATCGCCATTGTCGAGCTGATGCTGGACGGAGAGCAGGGCTGCGAGCCGGGCGAGGAGCCTGTCGGTATCGCTGGCGTTGGCAAGGCGGTCCCAGATCGCCAGCGCCTCCGGCAGATGGCCGGTTTTCGCGAGCAAGGCCGCTTGCTGGAGCGCTGCCAGGTCGCGATAGCCGGGGCCGGCCTCGGGGACAATGGCGGCGAAGCCGGCCAGCGCCTGTTTGGTGTCGGCGGGCTCGGCGGTCGCGGCGTGGACCGCATCGAGATAGCGGGCGGCGAGTTTTTCGTCCGCCTGGCGTTGGCGCCATTGCCGATATTCGAAGGCACCGGTCGCGGCCAACACGGCAAGCGCGGCGGCGATCAACCAGCCGCCATAGCGAAACAGCAGGCGCCGGGCCCGCTCGGCCCGCAAGTCTTCATCGACTTCCTGAAAAATATCAGACACGCGCAACGCTCCACCGCATTCCGCGGCGGACCATAGCCGGACATCGGCGGCCCGGCAAACGGCGCGAACTGACCGCTTGGCAAGATTATGTTCACTTCTTGGCGGCAGACTAGGAAGCCATGCAACGCTTCCTCGTTCTGCTGATTTGCTGCTTTCTGCCCGCCGCCTGCGGCACGCCGTGGACGGAGCCGGTGGCGGCCGTCGCCGGTGCGGATCTGGTCAGTGTCATGGCGTTCAAGCGCGACATGTTCGATGTCGTCTGGTCGGGGCTCACCGGGCGGGATTGTTCGGTGGTTCGCCTCGATCGCGGCGAGTCCTATTGCCGCACGCCCGATCCGCCGCTGCCACTGCCGCCCTACTGCACGCACACGCTCGGCGAGGTCAATTGCTGGACCAGCCCGGCGGTGTTGCCGAGCCCGCCCCCCGGGATCGCCGATGCGCCGACGCAGTTGACCCCAGAACAGGAAGCCTACCGCACCCGCACCTGGCCATAAGGGCCATAAATTTGCAGCGATAAGGCGACCGCGGCTCGCCCCCTCAGGCTTCCGGCCCCGGGCCGGGATCGGGCGTT
This portion of the Acidibrevibacterium fodinaquatile genome encodes:
- the ftsH gene encoding ATP-dependent zinc metalloprotease FtsH; the encoded protein is MSNFGRNLALWVVIALLLVVLFNLFQPNSGRPAANQVAYSDFIADVNAGHVRDVVIQGRTVTGQLADGRAFQTYTPEDPTLVGRLTDKGVRVIAKPEDSDVNPLLHYLLSWFPMLLLIGVWVFFMRQMQAGGGRAMGFGKSRARLLTEKQGRVTFEDVAGIDEAKDELQEIVEFLKDPQKFQRLGGKIPKGCLLVGPPGTGKTLLARAIAGEANVPFFTISGSDFVEMFVGVGASRVRDMFEQGKKNAPCIIFIDEIDAVGRHRGAGLGGGNDEREQTLNQLLVEMDGFESNEGVILIAATNRPDVLDPALLRPGRFDRQVVVPNPDVNGREKILRVHMRKVPLASDVDPRVIARGTPGFSGADLANLVNEAALLAARNGRRVVAMAEFENAKDKVMMGAERRSLVMSDDEKRMTAYHEGGHALCALHQPECDPVHKATIIPRGRALGLVMSLPEGDRYSKSRSKLLAELTMAMGGRAAEEIIFGPDNVSNGAAGDIKMATNQARRMVTEWGMSDALGMIAYGDNNQEVFLGYSMTQQKNISEATARAIDAEIKRIIDNAYASAKKILTDHIDELHRLAQGLLEYETLSGDEIRTVLRGEKVIRKLADEPAVDSRRASVPTTVRPVPPATPPGGLGPAPLPG
- the folP gene encoding dihydropteroate synthase, with the translated sequence MRLIEPLGLLDGEAAAAVVAERLALPLAGGRLAFTLARLIDDSGARIVPVTAIPDGFAPLRARITAKPPPWAGLPTDRPAVMGILNVTPDSFSDGGRHFDHQAAIAAGQAMAEAGAAIIDVGGESTRPGAEAIAPEEEQRRVLPVIRALAARGILVSADTRHAATMAAALDAGAAIINDVSGLTHDPDALALVARRDCAVVMMHMRGAPATMKSLATYGDVACEVAAELGARLDAALAAGIAPARIALDPGFGFAKEGRQNLDLMRRLALFANFGCPLLVGVSRKRLVGMASGEGEASRRAPGSIAAGLYALAHGAFILRVHDVAETVQAVRVWDNLSESERVL
- the glmM gene encoding phosphoglucosamine mutase — translated: MNKIRRLFGTDGIRGTANVAPMTAEIALRLGQAAGVVFTRGDHRHRVVIGKDTRLSGYLIEPALTAGFIGAGMDVVLVGPLPTPAIAMLTRSLRADLGVMISASHNPYQDNGIKLFDPDGYKLSDATEMEIEALMARDLAAQMAAPDHLGRASRLEDASGRYIEAAKASFPRGLRLDGLKIVLDCAHGAAYRVAPTVLWELGAQVVPLGVAPNGFNINQGCGSTDPALLCARVREEGADLGIALDGDADRLVLADESGRLIDGDQILALIARRWRDAGQLVGGGIVATVMSNLGLERFLVGLGLALHRTQVGDRYVAERMRAGGMNVGGEQSGHLILSDFATTGDGLIAALQVLAVLVAAGGPASAVCNVFTPLPQRLESIRFSGPSPLEDREVRKAVAEAEAALAGSGRLLIRPSGTEPVLRIMAEAEDEALVQRVVGELAAVITTAAAMSRAG
- the thiD gene encoding bifunctional hydroxymethylpyrimidine kinase/phosphomethylpyrimidine kinase, which produces MEPLRIGRVLVIAGSDSGGGAGIQADIKTLTALGAYAATALTALTIQDTERVHEIFPVPPAFLARQIAVALDDPGADAIKIGMLGGVAAIEAVADALALAGLGLPVVIDPVMLAKGGEALLAADAMTLFKRRLLPFATLLTPNIPEAEALAGMRIRDHDAMHDAAAALLTLGVPAVLLKGGHLAGETVTDLLATLDGVETFEAPRQPSRHTHGTGCTLASAIAAGLAAGWTLRAAVARAHAYVQAAIAAAPGIGRGHGPLGHMVTIERRWRDG
- a CDS encoding response regulator transcription factor; its protein translation is MSGERPILLVDDDRALRETLAEQLTVDGAFAVTEAASLAEAQVRLAEEDARFDAVILDVSLPDGDGRDFCAKLRKNGVKVPVIMLTAADDEADVVRGLEAGANDYVAKPFRLAELLARLRVQLRVFENSEDAVFMIGPYTFRPAVKLLQEPAKNRRIRLTEKEAAILKFLYRANPKPVPRQILLNEVWGYNASVTTHTLETHIYRLRQKIETDPTRATLLVTEGGGYRLDLPPDVEATSRHERK
- the ribA gene encoding GTP cyclohydrolase II, which gives rise to MPSPLPASPSPSDAAADSAQSPGKLPLSDAETLRLRALHRAIGDARRGVPVLLTARQDFVICPAETLTTRSLGEIAALAEAAPQLLLAPARAAALLGRAVRQDQAAVALGLDPALLAPETLRHLADPTLAAHLLPVGAAPALLDPAPEEAAGALALAKLARLLPAMVAAPARVDAVARADALGLLTIAIEDVLAGADIEAANLRRVAETAVPLADAPDARVVAFRAPDAGIEHLAIVIGAPESVATPLVRLHSECFTGDLLGSLRCDCGPQLQLAIRRIAAEGAGAVLYLAQEGRGIGLVNKLRAYALQDRGLDTLDANRALGWGADERRFLIAATMLSELGIRRLRLLTNNPAKVEALAAYGIEIAGREPLVIAPNGVNDAYLETKARRFEHKL
- the der gene encoding ribosome biogenesis GTPase Der; the encoded protein is MKTDKSRRVVVIGRPNVGKSTLFNRLVGRRVALIADLPGVTRDAQEAPARLRGRDVILVDTAGLEEAAPETLAGRMRAGAETAVAGADLVLLVVDARAGITPADAHFAAWLRRQGRPVLVVANKAEGRSGGAEALEAFRLGLGAPIAVSAEHGEGIADLMGHIAEALPDDAEEKDGEAGDASSALPLRLAILGRPNAGKSTLINRLLGAERQLTGPEPGITRDAIRIPLLDAAGAIELIDTAGLRRRARIEAPVEKLAAAAALAALRRADVVALVIDAALGLHDQDLQIGRLAEQEGRAVVIVLNKWDAVRAPDEARRAIADRLEASLAQLRGIATVPLSAATGQGVQRFLPAVRRAHEIWSRRIGTSDINRWLAAALERNPPPLLDGRRLKLRYATQASTRPPTLVLFGGRADRLPDAYRRYLVNSLRETFDLPGTPIRIDLRPTQNPYEDGKRR
- a CDS encoding outer membrane protein assembly factor BamB family protein — its product is MSRLTRRSALLGPLALLSGCGDWFDWDSVLSTPKHPLEGKREDVVHSSHGLVVTEGIGKVTLPPPVLNAAWPQDGGNPAHLMGHLQVGDKIGDAWRVAIGAGGGFRRQITATPVVIDQTVFTMDSDAVVEAFDVARGTRRWRLDTRAKQDNSTNVGGGLAIAQDLLFAATGRGDLLAIDPAKGTERWRQALAMPIRSAPTIADGRIFVVTIDDKIYALDVNGGKQLWMHPAATVTTAALGLPAPAYAQGLVIAGFGSGDLLALRAESGTLAWSDQITTGGNGNTLADISSITAMPVVSGDHVYAIGLGGLMVAIELHVGRRLWEREVASGQTPWIAGDWVFILSEDAEAAAIHIPDGNVAWVTPLPHYMNPKKQKDPISWIGPLLASDRLIVAGSNGQVLSLSPYSGKILGQIQFKKTNVAVPPIVAAKTVYMVTNDGALLAMR
- a CDS encoding tetratricopeptide repeat protein translates to MSDIFQEVDEDLRAERARRLLFRYGGWLIAAALAVLAATGAFEYRQWRQRQADEKLAARYLDAVHAATAEPADTKQALAGFAAIVPEAGPGYRDLAALQQAALLAKTGHLPEALAIWDRLANASDTDRLLARLAALLSVQHQLDNGDPAMLTARLTALESPDDPYRALATEMRALLALRLGKRDDAKKIFSALLHDEAAPPGLRQRAGALLAELGG